GGGTGGTGATCTGAACCTGACTTTTAACGCCAGCGCGGGTACGCCTCTGATTTGTGGATTGGAACTGGTCAAGAATAGCCTGCCTCTGGATGACTTAGTGGAACTACCGGATCGAAAACCGGAGTTGCTTAGTAAAGAGTAACTCTGTGCTCAATTAATAATCGCGAAAGGGACCACGTGGTTCAGCCTCTGCCATCTCTTTTTTCCAGTTGGCAAAGTGAGCTTTCATTTCTTTCAGTTTTTCAGGATGTGTTTGGGAAAGATCGTGTTTTTCACTCACATCCTTAGAAAGATCAAACAAGCCATTCCCTTTCGCCGATTCCACCCACTTCCAGTTGCCGACCCGGGCGGCTTTATCGGCCCGACGCTGCCAGTACATTTCTTTGCGTGGCGTATCAGCCTGCCCCATTAAAGTCGGCAGCATATCATATCCGTCGAAAACAATATCTTCCGGCAAAGCGATTTTCGCTTCATTAAGGAATGTCGGAACCAATTCCAATGAAGTCAGCAGACTTTCATTGACTGTGCCGGGCTTGATTTTTTTGGGGTAGCGTACAAGACAGGGAACGCGAATCCCGCCTTCGAACATCATCCCTTTTTTGCCTGTGAGCGGCGAATTATCAGAACCACCTCCGCCCCCATTGTCGGAAAAGAAAACGACGATGGTATTGTCAGCGATTTGATATTCATCGAGCAGATCCAAAACTTCGCCAATCGCATCGTCCATACAGGTAATCGAGGCGACATATTCGAGCCGACGTTTGCTGGGAGAAACGCCCTGCTTGATGACAGGCCCCTTGGGAGTTTCCCGATATTCATAGCGGCCCGTTTTTTTCTTCGTTACCAGTGTATCTTTTAAATGCGGATACATCTTCTTATATTTCTCCGGGGCCTGGGCACCACCGCGAATGCGGGGATCAAGACTGGAGGCACCATGCGGTGCGTTGAACGGCAGATAGAGAAAGAATGGTTTCTGATGATTTTCTTTCACAAATCGAACCGCTTCTCGCTGAAACAGGTAAGTGCAATAGGTGCCTTTATCCTCTTCGGTAGCTTGATTATTGCGAAACATGGAAGGCACGCCGTATCGCTCGTGCGTAAAATAATCGATGCCTGTATTACTGAACCCGTAAAAATCATCAAAGCCTCGCGCGAGCGGCAGGAACCGTTTGTGAACTCCCAGGTCCCACTTGCCATAAATTCCACTGACATAGTCAGCCTGTTTCAATAACAAAGGCAGTAATTTTTCACGGACATCCATCCCACCAATGCGTTCAAAGGTGACATCGTATTCTTCGGGCTTGTATTTGTAACCGTAGTCGGGTGCTTCATTGCGAATCATGTCGTAAACACCGTTCCGCTGGGGATAGCGTCCCGTCAACAAACTGCCTCGACTGGGAGTACAGGCCGGCCAGGTGACATAGAAGTTGGTGAGCTTGGCGCCCTCTTTCGCTAATCGATCGAGATGGGGCGTGATAACTTCCTGACTGCCAAAGCAGCCCAGATCGTGATACCCTTGATCATCACTGACGATCAAAATAATGTTGGGAGGCGTTTCTGCAGCAAAGGCGCAAAGCGTAGATAACAGCCAGAAACATAACACCAGAGACAACCCCCTGATAATTTGACGACTACCCTGATTGATCCGATATCGTTGCATAGCTGGTCTTTTCGATGAATATTGTGGAAAATACATTAGGAACGAGTTTATCTTTCTTTAGAATAGCAAATGCTTCCAGGAAAACACAAATCACATATACGAGAACGAACTTGATGAAAAACGTTTTATACCTGATTTTGATTATGACATGCAGTCTGGGCCTGACCACGACAGAATCGAGTTTGGGGGCTGAAAAAAATGAGTTCAAGCCGACCGGGCTTCAGCTTTATTATGGAAATGATTCTGAAGTTTTAAGCGACCTGCAAGAGAAAATGCAAAAAGGCCAGGTTGTGATTATTGAATTACGCAGCCTGAGCCAAAATCAAATTGCTGAGATCGTAAAAAAAGCTCGGCTGGTTGGCTCTAAAGTCATCGCTTACATCAGCATAGGAGAACTGGGACAGCTGGAAAAAGCGAATTTTGAACAGTTCCTGAAAGAAAAAAAAATACCAACATCGTTGGACAGTATGATCCTGAGTAAAAACGAAGCATTTCAGTCCTGGCGTATTGATGTCTCAGAGAAATCATGGCGTGAATTTTTAAAGCAAAAAATCAAACACATCTATAAACAGAATGT
This genomic interval from Gimesia alba contains the following:
- a CDS encoding sulfatase-like hydrolase/transferase produces the protein MQRYRINQGSRQIIRGLSLVLCFWLLSTLCAFAAETPPNIILIVSDDQGYHDLGCFGSQEVITPHLDRLAKEGAKLTNFYVTWPACTPSRGSLLTGRYPQRNGVYDMIRNEAPDYGYKYKPEEYDVTFERIGGMDVREKLLPLLLKQADYVSGIYGKWDLGVHKRFLPLARGFDDFYGFSNTGIDYFTHERYGVPSMFRNNQATEEDKGTYCTYLFQREAVRFVKENHQKPFFLYLPFNAPHGASSLDPRIRGGAQAPEKYKKMYPHLKDTLVTKKKTGRYEYRETPKGPVIKQGVSPSKRRLEYVASITCMDDAIGEVLDLLDEYQIADNTIVVFFSDNGGGGGSDNSPLTGKKGMMFEGGIRVPCLVRYPKKIKPGTVNESLLTSLELVPTFLNEAKIALPEDIVFDGYDMLPTLMGQADTPRKEMYWQRRADKAARVGNWKWVESAKGNGLFDLSKDVSEKHDLSQTHPEKLKEMKAHFANWKKEMAEAEPRGPFRDY